A segment of the Bacillota bacterium genome:
GGACACCACATCTCCTCGTTGTATGAGCCGGATGCCTTCCGTCTCCCACTTCACACCCATACGGTTGATTCGAGTCCGGTCAACCGCGGTCCATCGCGAGCCTTCCTCGCTTTGCAGGAGGACCTCGTTCCGCCTCCAGTTGGTCGCCCGCACAATGCCCCGCACCGCCCTTGCCTTCGGGCGCTCGTCGGAGACTATCTGCACAAGGGTCTCCGTAGTTCCGAGGCACCCTCGCGGGCCTTCCCTGAGAGCAAACAGAGCGCTGCCAGACCCCGCCATAGCTTGGCAGATGTCGGATGCGCGGCTACGGAACATCCTCAGGAAGGTCTGCACAGCGTCCGCGGTGTTTCCATGGAACACGTTGGGCTCCATTTCATCAAATGAAGTCTCAATAACGTCTTGGCAGATCCCCCGAACCCGGGGGTCCTCTATCCTCAGTAGGGGGGCGGCTCCACCTGTTTTCCTGGCTCTGGAGGCCATCGCGAGCCCTTTGACGATATCGGCCCGCGAACTCAAAACCAGCCGGCGCGCTTTCTTCGGAGCCGGACCGGCAAATGTGAGACCGCGTATCTCTTCCACCTCGGGCGTGTCCTTCGTCAGCACGCGGCCATAATACCTCGCGATTTCGCCCTGGCCGCGGCGCAGCCATCCGCTCTTCAGGTTCGCAAGACCGCAGACATTCCGCACGTCCTCGGGTTCCATTGTGTATAGTTCGACCAGAGACGCAGCGCTCGTCCCGGAGTTTTCTCTGGAGGCCCCATACCTCTCGACAACGTGCATGCTGTTGCCCAGTTCGGGAATCCACAGATGGTGTCCGCGCCGACCCCTTCCCGGCCCGTCCCTGTCGGGCCACTTCAGTGACTCAAGAGCCCGCTGCCAAGCCCGGATCTCACCCTTTTCCCTCGCAGTCAACGAGGGCGAAGCCGCCCTCAAGGCATCTCTTATCTTCGCCCCCGGGTTGTAGNNNNNNNNNNGTTCTTCACGCTCGTGCCGAGCCGTTCCGCGAGGGTTCTCACGTCTAGTCCTTCATTCAGAAGGATCAGCATCTGGCGCTGCTGCGGGCTGAGGCTCACTTTCTTCAAACACGGCGGGACTTTCGGCCTCACGTGGCTATCCCCCTTCAGAGATCCCCCGTTCGCTGCGACAACCATTCAAGCTGATCCTCGAAGTGTGCTACTGAAGATAATATAGATGGCCGTTGCCTCTGTGGGCAATGTGGATATGGCTGAAATACCACCGTCAATTCGCCGAATTGTGGCGATTTCCATATTTGGCTCTGCATTCCTGCCCATTCCGAATCGATTGGCGTAATTGCTAATGCGCACGCACCCCGGCATCGTTGATTCCACAAGGCGTGCAGCTCCCATGAATTGCCCTGGAAGGGTTTCCCAGCTCTTGCGACGTCGACGGAATTGGCATATACTCTACGTGAGTATGCAGCAGCGTACCGGACCAGCACATATCGCGTTTCTAATGAAGAGCGGGGTGAAGCGGATGGGTAGAGCTCCAATGGTCACAAGGCCGATGGAACTAAACACTGTGGGCCGCAGGCTCANNNNNNNNNNAGGGTGGACAATCTACGATGTCGAAACCTTCACAAATATCCCGGCTCCAACCCTCGCCGAGTATGAGCGCGATCAGTCCGTCGTCCCCGCAGACCGATTGCCCGTCCTCGCCTGTCTTCTCTCCGTTTCCATTGAATGGTTGGTGACCGGCAAAGAGACTGCCGAAAACTTGCGCCGAAAGTGGCCGGAAGGGTTCAACCTCTGGGCCAAACTGACCCGGGAGCTGAACGAGAAGGATAAGGATCGCCTCATGATTCTGGCTGAGGCTTTCCTAAAACGCAGAGACGAGGTAGTGAAGATGCTGGACTGGGGGCGTCTAAAACAATTGCAGGAGGAGGCGCCAGACTCCTTGGGCCCCGATGAGGGCGGGTCCGACGAGTCTTCTGGCTTATAGCGCCATCACGGGTTTGGGGTACCAGTCACGGCGGATTGGCGGAGAACCGTGCGAGCCGCAGTGCGGGCGCATTCGCTTCTCTTAAACCGGCACGAATTGTCGTTCCCGATTACCTTGGCCGAGGTCGAGCAGGCTTACCGCGTTGTCTTCCTACCCCCCGCTTTGGGGCGGATCGACGGCATAGGCGACGAATTGGTGACCGTCGCTCCCGAAGCCACGTTCCTGTTCGTCGAGGCGAGACATTCTATCAGTCCCAAGAGCCGAAGCCCTTGCTTCCAGGCTCTTCACGCGTTGGGCCATCACGTGCTTGGGCACGTTAGACGACATGATCCTTTCCGCCCCATCCACGCTGCAACAGCGCTCGATCACCAGTGTCCTCGATAGAGAAGCCGACATCTTCGCGTCAGAAGTGCCGATGCCGCACTGCATGGTGGAGCAGTTTCCTGGAACCGCAGAGGGGGCTCTATTCGGAGTGGCCACGGCAGAGTCTCTCCGACACAAAATGGATGTTAGGTGTTATCCCGTTCATCCAAGACTCAGCCAGGCCCAGGCGGTAATTGCCGCGCGCTACCAACTCCGTATGGCTTGAACCGTTGTCGCGAACCCACTCACTCGGTTTCTCCACACAATAACCGTCTCGCCTGATCAAAGGATACGCGCGCCATCCCTTTGCGGCGGATTGCCTCCGCAACCTCGAAACAGTGCGTTGCTTGAGCTCGTGCTTCGGCAGTAAGACCCACAGTGGTTGAACCTAAGTAATCCAACTCCAGATCAAAGCCGATCACGTCGAAGGTGGTACTGGTTTCAAGGCACGTTATTGCCACAGTGTCCTCTGTACGAGCCACGTCAAGAAAATGGTCGAGAAGTAGTCTTCCTGTGTCCGTGTGAACGGAGACTCGCCATCGAAACAGCGCCACACCCTGGATCTCATATACTCGGCATGCGCTGGTGATCTTGCGCTCTTGCGCGGCTTTGGCAATCGCCGCCCACTCTTCCGCAGAACAGACCAACAATATCCCCACGCCAGCAAGGTCATTCATGACGGCAGCCATTACAGTTTTGCCCGAGGCTTCGTATTCTTCCGGGATGAGTATTTCCTTACCTTTCCCATCATCGACAACGGTCAGAACCCATAGGCTGCCGAACGGTTTCAAAGCAGCGGCCTCGGAAACCAGTGGGGCCGGTATGCGCATTGCTGCGCACCCCCTGTCAGGGCGAAATCACTTCATCACAGTACGCAGTTTCTTCTCCTCCCTCCCGCTCTCCTTCAACTGGAAGGGGGGTCTCCCCTTACGCGTGAGATCCACCTGATTGCACCATTCTTTCCCTAAGCGGGCATACTACCCTCGCAAGAAGGGACGGGGATTCCTGTGGAGAATGGCAATGGCACTCTCCTGCATGTGGCTCGCCAACTAGTTCCAGTCGAGC
Coding sequences within it:
- a CDS encoding helix-turn-helix domain-containing protein, with protein sequence GWTIYDVETFTNIPAPTLAEYERDQSVVPADRLPVLACLLSVSIEWLVTGKETAENLRRKWPEGFNLWAKLTRELNEKDKDRLMILAEAFLKRRDEVVKMLDWGRLKQLQEEAPDSLGPDEGGSDESSGL